A genomic stretch from Hemicordylus capensis ecotype Gifberg chromosome 1, rHemCap1.1.pri, whole genome shotgun sequence includes:
- the LOC128351968 gene encoding uncharacterized protein LOC128351968, protein MFRRSCIDTVSALFVPSSGDPDVIQIPQHPAYATGTVFLVHSASAPSLRWSRRTLPVESQLARCGYLPAVFDPPRMSWHQGLSNPIPNFGLHLKESFPAQPRQRGSNRKNNPPVTWGMVKNLAAQATVLLEQEEKEKTPENFLAAVFAALNANSCLILFCYFFCLFYVPTEALPLASLSHPNMWVRHAYYMFHTHGTNVSLIYEHPLSVSHLSFLPTPINSPEVIVGQMQNLKRSMLFSDPPGELNATTFRLLRYRRALPGLCFCCHNSGTWDNKWKDHKKVGYWRKGAGNYSGCTDRFYLYGTYNNSYVFNVTALNGSLDDLYTAFPMFTPNLTGLSGGSICNGWQIKDPNLWFFFNSTATNYHPGQHLCAAVGYLTLPVQVVTPAATRPSPQRARREAMGPQCQDEVIVGPQLSEGSSGGRAFAGLFTGFLTLGSYPGIIAQENRRSIIGLTCRLEKTINATGRIARDLQEELAGLHQDQMQLRFAVDFLLAKSGGFCSVVGSSGCQVHYHDLNRTIEDELAHLQSLITNNVAGAQNPFAWLWDWLPGLPWLRYVLLTIVGVLSVGVLLCCCIQCVPSFFTLLRPHAPTRRELYYAYHRVKTEKGEM, encoded by the exons GTTGCGCTGGTCCAGACGAACATTGCCAGTGGAAAGCCAACTC GCCCGTTGTGGGTACCTGCCCGCTGTGTTCGACCCACCCAGGATGTCGTGGCATCAAGGTCTGTCCAACCCGATCCCGAACTTCGGTCTCCACCTGAAGGAGAGCTTCCCGGCACAGCCCCGACAACGAGGCAGCAACAGGAAGAACAACCCGCCAGTGACCTGGGGAATGGTGAAGAATCTGGCAGCGCAGGCGACCGTgctcctggagcaggaggaaaaagaaaagacccctgagaactttctggcagccgtgtttgcagccctgaatgcaaattcttgccttattctgttttgttatttcttctgccttttttatGTACCTACTGAAGCTTTGCCCTTGGCTTCCCTTTCACACCCCAACATGTGGGTCCGTCACGCGTATTATATGTTTCACACCCATGGAACCAATGTCTCCCTGATATATGAGCACCCTTTATCTGTGTCCCACCTGTCCTTTTTGCCCACCCCCATCAATAGCCCGGAAGTAATTGTAGGCCAGATGCAGAACCTTAAGCGGTCCATGCTATTTTCCGACCCCCCCGGTGAATTGAATGCAACGACGTTCCGTCTTTTACGGTATCGTCGCGCGCTCCCAGGCCTTTGCTTCTGTTGCCATAATTCTGGCACCTGGGATAACAAGTGGAAAGATCATAAAAAGGTGGGCTATTGGAGAAAAGGCGCAGGCAACTACTCGGGATGTACTGATCGGTTTTACTTGTATGGAACGTATAATAATTCTTACGTGTTTAATGTAACAGCTTTGAATGGCTCTTTAGATGATCTTTACACCGCCTTCCCCATGTTCACTCCCAACTTGACTGGCCTCTCTGGGGGCTCCATCTGCAACGGATGGCAAATCAAGGACCCCAacttatggttcttttttaacTCCACTGCCACAAACTATCATCCCGGCCAACACCTGTGCGCGGCAGTGGGCTACCTAACGCTTCCGGTGCAAGTTGTGACACCGGCAGCAACCCGTCCCAGCCCGCAACGAGCCCGTAGGGAGGCCATGGGGCCGCAGTGCCAAGATGAGGTCATTGTGGGACCTCAACTCTCTGAGGGCTCTTCGGGCGGGCGGGCCTTCGCAGGTTTGTTTACTGGATTTCTGACTCTTGGCTCCTATCCAGGAATCATAGCGCAGGAAAACCGGCGGTCCATTATTGGCCTCACGTGCCGCTTAGAAAAAACCATCAATGCTACTGGACGCATAGCTCGCGACCTCCAGGAGGAACTAGCTGGCCTCCACCAAGATCAAATGCAGCTTCGATTTGCAGTAGACTTTCTTTTAGCTAAGAGTGGAGGATTCTGCTCTGTTGTAGGCTCCTCTGGCTGTCAGGTACACTACCATGATTTAAACCGCACAATTGAAGATGAGCTTGCTCATCTGCAATCCCTGATCACAAATAATGTGGCAGGCGCCCAGAATCCCTTCGCCTGGCTTTGGGACTGGTTGCCTGGCCTCCCTTGGCTTCGCTATGTCCTCCTGACTATCGTCGGTGTATTGAGTGTCGGGGTTCTGCTATGTTGCTGTATACAATGTGTCCCCTCCTTTTTTACCCTCCTCCGACCACACGCTCCTACACGCCGAGAGCTTTATTATGCATATCACCGTgtgaaaacagaaaagggggagatgtag